CCGTGCAGCACGAACTGCGCCTCGAGGCCTACGGCCATCTCCAGCAGCTGGAGATGGCCTACTTCGAATCCAGCAGCAGCGGCCGGCTGATGGCCGTGCTCAACGACGACATCAACCAGCTGGAGCGCTTCCTCGACCACGGCGCCAATGAGATCCTGCAGCTGATCACCACCGTGCTGGCCGTGGGCGGCGCCATGGTGGTGCTCTCGCCCGCCGTGGCCGGGGTGTCGTTCATCCCGATCCCGGTGATCCTGTGGGGCTCGCTGCGCTTCCAGAGGCGGCTGGCTCCCCGCTACGCCGCGGTGCGCGAGCAGGCCGGGGATCTCGCCAGCCGCCTGAGCACGAACCTCGGCGGCATGCTCACGATCAAGAGCTACACCGCCGAGGCCTGGGAGCTGGAGCGGCTGCGCCAGCAGAGCCAGGCCTACCGCAACGCCAATGGGCGCGCGATCCGTCTCTCGGCGGCCTTCGTGCCCCTGATCCGCTACGCGATCCTGTTCGCCTTCATCGCCATCCTGGTGATCGGCGGCCTGCAGGCCTGGCGCGGCACGATCGCCACCGGCACCTACGCCTTCCTGGTGTTCATCACCCAGCGCCTGCTCTGGCCGCTCACCACGCTGGGCCGCACCCTCGACGACTACCAGCGGGCGATGGCCTCCACGAACCGGGTGCTCGATCTGCTCGACACGCCGGTGACGATCCCGGGCGGCCAGCGGCAGCTGCCGCTGAGCCGGGTGCGGGGTGAACTCTGCTTCGAGGGCGTTTCCTTCGCCTACCCGGGGCGGGATCCGCTGCTGCGGCACTTCGATCTGCAGATCCCGGCCGGCAGCACCCTCGGCATCGTGGGCTCCACCGGCTCCGGCAAGAGCACGATCGTGAAGCTGCTGCTGCGGCTCTACGACATCCAGGCGGGCCAGATCCGGCTGGACGGCATCCCGATCGGCGCGCTGCGCCTCGACGACCTGCGCCAGGCGATCGGCCTGGTGAGCCAGGAGGTGTTCCTCTTCCATGGCACGGTGGCCGAGAACATCGCCTACGGCAGTTTCCAGGCCGGCCGCGAGGCGATCGAGGCCGCCGCCCGGCTGGCGGAGGCCGACGCCTTCATCCGGGGCCTGCCCCAGGGCTACGCCACCGTGGTGGGGGAGCGCGGCCAGCGGCTCTCGGGCGGCCAGCGGCAGCGGATCGCCCTGGCCCGGGCCATCCTCAAGAACCCCCCCGTGCTGGTGCTCGACGAGGCCACCGCCGCGGTGGACAACGACACCGAGGCGGCCATCCAGCGCTCCCTGGAGCAGATCACCGCGGAGCGCACCACCCTGGTGATCGCCCATCGCCTCTCCACCGTGCGCCATGCCGACCGCATCGTGGTGATGGAGCACGGCCGCATCGTGGAGAGCGGCCGCCACGACCAGCTGATCGCCGCCGAGGGGGCCTACGCCAACCTCTGGCGGGTGCAGGCTGGGCTGCGCCGGGATGAGGCCCTCACGCTCTGAGGTCAGCCAGCGCAACCGGCTCAACGGCGACCGGCCCACCTGCTGCCGTGGAATAGCTTTTCGGAATGAAGACTTCGGCACGCCCGCAGGCTCTCCATCGACCGCCTCCGCGGCGACGGCGGCGTGCGCCGGTGCTTCTGGCGATGCTGATCGGCCTGGGTGGAGGGCTGCTCGCCTCGATGCCCCTGGCGGAGTGGCTCAGCGGGGCCAGGCTGCCTGAAAACCCACGCATCACCAACCCCTTCACCGCCTGGCGGGGGATCGGTAACCAGAACATCCTCGTGCTCGGCACCGATGTGGGCGGCGGCAACACCGACGTGATCGCCACCCTGAGGATTGAGGGGGGCACCACCTACATCACCCAGGTGCCGCGCGACACCTACATCGAACCGGAGGGCTACGGGCCCCAGAAGATCAACGCCCTCTATGCGATCGGCGGCACGGATCTGCTGGAGCAAGAGCTCTCCCGCAAGCTGGGCCAGCCGATCACCCACCATCTGGTGGTGAACCTGCGGGCGATCCGCCACATGGCCGACGCGCTCGGTGGCATCGA
This portion of the Cyanobium sp. NIES-981 genome encodes:
- a CDS encoding ABC transporter ATP-binding protein; its protein translation is MAHQAPASPTALQRLLIALQPHRRLVALAATCSVLNKLFDLAPPVLIGLAVDVVVQQNTAWLSRFGVVSVPGQLGVLAVLSFLIWSAESLFEYLYGVLWRNLAQTVQHELRLEAYGHLQQLEMAYFESSSSGRLMAVLNDDINQLERFLDHGANEILQLITTVLAVGGAMVVLSPAVAGVSFIPIPVILWGSLRFQRRLAPRYAAVREQAGDLASRLSTNLGGMLTIKSYTAEAWELERLRQQSQAYRNANGRAIRLSAAFVPLIRYAILFAFIAILVIGGLQAWRGTIATGTYAFLVFITQRLLWPLTTLGRTLDDYQRAMASTNRVLDLLDTPVTIPGGQRQLPLSRVRGELCFEGVSFAYPGRDPLLRHFDLQIPAGSTLGIVGSTGSGKSTIVKLLLRLYDIQAGQIRLDGIPIGALRLDDLRQAIGLVSQEVFLFHGTVAENIAYGSFQAGREAIEAAARLAEADAFIRGLPQGYATVVGERGQRLSGGQRQRIALARAILKNPPVLVLDEATAAVDNDTEAAIQRSLEQITAERTTLVIAHRLSTVRHADRIVVMEHGRIVESGRHDQLIAAEGAYANLWRVQAGLRRDEALTL